Proteins encoded in a region of the Panicum hallii strain FIL2 chromosome 3, PHallii_v3.1, whole genome shotgun sequence genome:
- the LOC112884380 gene encoding proline-rich receptor-like protein kinase PERK14 codes for MAIPVARVHLAMAHAALPALLPTPPKSKMLPLLPTPPCVLVVLPVPPPKPSRAGAAERWDARKNAVEPPSNKPGRADTAGRWDARKARPASPASSVSSQRSTGSTRSSPGRASSSERWDADKTSSPPPPSSGDDRPSSRSSSSAARREGNTRAISRARASSSAESWDAHKKPRPPRAEELDDGASSTGSNDVELDMPRPRRTQMYAGPGFLIASPEPSMLPMPSSFMVRVAA; via the coding sequence ATGGCGATACCGGTCGCGCGCGTGCACCTTGCCATGGCACACGCGGCTCTCCCGGCGCTGCTCCCGACCCCGCCCAAGAGCAAGATGCTGCCGCTGCTCCCGACGCCGCCGTGCGTCCTCGTCGTCCTCCCCGTGCCGCCGCCCAAGCCCAGCCGCGCGGGCGCCGCCGAGAGGTGGGACGCGCGCAAGAACGCGGTCGAGCCGCCGTCCAATAAGCCCGGGCGCGCCGACACCGCGGGGAGGTGGGACGCGCGCAAGGCCAGACCGGCCAGCCCGGCGTCGTCAGTCTCAAGCCAGCGCTCCACGGGCAGCACCAGGAGCAGTCCCGGCCGCGCGTCCTCGTCTGAGAGGTGGGACGCCGACAAGACGAGtagtccgccgccgccgtccagcgGCGACGACCGCCCGAGCAGCCGATCGTCCTCCTCTGCTGCGCGCCGGGAAGGCAACACGCGGGCGATCAGCCGCGCCCGCGCGTCGTCGTCCGCCGAGAGCTGGGACGCGCACAAGAAGCCTCGGCCGCCGCGGGCCGAGGAGCTCGACGACGGCGCGAGCAGTACTGGGAGCAACGACGTGGAGCTGGACatgccgcggccgcggcggacaCAGATGTACGCTGGGCCGGGCTTCCTCATCGCGTCGCCGGAGCCGAGCATGCTTCCCATGCCATCGTCGTTCATGGTGCGCGTTGCAGCATAG
- the LOC112886092 gene encoding replication protein A 32 kDa subunit A-like produces the protein MMPSSQPDFSPSQFTSSQNAAADSTTPSKMRGASSTMPLTVKQIADAQQSGTGEKGAPFVVDGVETANIRLVGMVNGKAERTTDVSFTLDDGTGRLDFIRWVNDVSDSSETAAIQNGMYVSVIGSLKGLQERKRATAFSIRPITDFNEVTLHFIQCVRMHIENTKLKVGSPARTSSSMGASASNVFSESSTPTSLKSNPAPVTSGASGSNETDLNTQVLNIFREPANIESEHGVHIDEIIKRFKLPENKIREAIVYNVDVGHIYSTIDDFHYKSAYTD, from the exons ATGATGCCCTCGAGCCAGCCCGATTTTTCGCCCTCGCAGTTCACCTCCTCCCAGAATGCCGCCGCCGACTCCACCACCCCTTCCAAG ATGCGGGGCGCATCAAGCACTATGCCGCTCACCGTCAAGCAGATCGCCGACGCGCAGCAATCTGGCACTGGCGAGAAGGGCGCTCCCTTCGTCGTCGATGGCGTAGAGACGGCTAAT ATTCGACTTGTGGGGATGGTCAATGGCAAGGCAGAGCGGACGACAGATGTGTCATTCACGCTCGACGACGGCACTGGTCGCCTCGATTTCATTAGATG GGTGAATGATGTTTCAGATTCTTCTGAAACTGCTGCTATTCA GAATGGTATGTATGTCTCGGTGATTGGTAGTCTCAAGGGACTTCAAGAGAGGAAGCGCGCTACTGCTTTCTCAATCAG GCCTATAACTGATTTCAATGAGGTTACGCTGCATTTCATTCAATGTGTTCGGATGCATATAGAGAACACTAAATTAAAG GTTGGCAGTCCTGCACGAACCAGTTCTTCTATGGGAGCATCAGCCTCAAATGTATTCAGTGAATCAAGCACGCCAACATCTTTGAAATCTAATCCA GCACCGGTGACCAGTGGTGCAAGTGGATCCAACGAGACTGATTTAAACACGCAGGTGCTGAATATTTTCCGTGAACCAGCGAACAT TGAGAGTGAGCATGGGGTGCACATTGATGAAATAATCAAGCGGTTCAAATTGCCTGAGAATAAGATAAG GGAGGCAATTGTTTATAATGTGGATGTTGGGCATATTTACTCAACAATCGATGATTTTCACTACAAGTCAGCTTACACTGACTGA
- the LOC112886833 gene encoding ribonuclease H2 subunit A: MADAAAATTLEWATKEPCLMGIDEAGRGPVLGPMVYGCMYCARSYNDTLATLKFADSKTLKEEQREELFESLKVNSSIGWEVDVICPKDLSAKMLKRSKVNLNEISHNSAMGLVRKVLDMGVLLAEVYIDTVGDPEKYRIKLTEKFPGIKFVVAKKADSLYPVVSGASIVAKVTRDRALRNWVFDETALNMHMKTGSGYPGDPDTKQWLEDHKHPVFGFPTLVRFSWGTCTPFFKDAVEVTWESDDVDEDATNNGRAKRQVKLSSLGFTGFKRKTEEIESSGKGRCKFFQARNLELVRKFQ; this comes from the exons ATGGCGGACGCTGCGGCGGCTACGACGCTAGAATGGGCAACCAAGGAGCCCTGCCTCATGGGGATCGACGAGGCTGGCCGTGGCCCTGTCCTTG GTCCAATGGTGTATGGATGCATGTACTGTGCGCGGTCTTACAATGACACTCTTGCCACCCTCAAATTCGCAG ACTCAAAGACCTTGAAGGAGGAGCAAAGGGAGGAGCTATTTGAAAGTTTAAAGGTCAATAGCTCTATTGGGTGGGAAGTGGATGTCATATGTCCAAAGGACCTATCTGCTAAAATGTTAAAAAG GTCGAAAGTAAATCTAAATGAAATATCACATAACTCTGCCATGGGCCTTGTTAGAAAAGTTCTTGACATGGGAGTACTACTGGCAGAA GTATATATAGATACAGTGGGGGATCCTGAGAAGTATCGGATCAAGCTGACTGAAAAGTTTCCAGGCATTAAATTTGTGGTTGCCAAAAAAGCTGATAGCCTTTACCCAGTTGTTAGTGGGGCAAGTATAGTGGCAAAG GTCACTAGGGACAGGGCCTTACGGAACTGGGTGTTTGATGAAACAGCTCTGAATATGCACATGAAAACTGGATCAGGCTATCCAGGAG ACCCTGATACAAAGCAATGGCTAGAAGATCACAAGCACCCGGTATTTGGCTTCCCGACCCTTGTTCGTTTTAGTTGGGGAACTTGCACGCCCTTCTTCAAGGATGCAGTTGAGGTTACATG GGAGTCcgatgatgttgatgaagatGCAACTAACAATGGAAGAGCCAAGCGACAAGTCAAGCTTTCTAGCCTAGGCTTTACTGGTTTCAAAAGGAAGACTGAAGAGATCGAATCGAGTGGAAAAGGCCGTTGCAAGTTCTTCCAGGCTCGCAATCTTGAGCTGGTCAGGAAGTTCCAATGA